A DNA window from Micromonospora sp. NBC_01739 contains the following coding sequences:
- a CDS encoding acyl-CoA carboxylase subunit beta, with product MSTLDTAVDPTSAAFRANREALLERIAELDDTVRQARAGGGEKYVTRHHGRGKLLPRERIELLLDQDSPFLELSPVAGYGTDFPVGASVVTGIGVIEGVECLVLANDPTVRGGAVNPWSLAKTRRAGEIALANRLPMVNLVESAGADLPTQAEIFIPGGRVFRDLTRLSAEKIPTVSVVFGNATAGGAYVPGMSDYTIMIRDRSQVYLAGPPLVKMATGEDADDESLGGAVMHATTSGLADFLAADERDGIRLARQCVRRLNWRKLGSAPRNPHPQPPKYDPEELLGVVSADLRVPFDPREVLARVLDGSEFDEFKPAYGTALVTGWGELHGYPVGVLANARGVLFSAEAQKAAQFIQLANATDTPLIFLQNTTGYMVGTSYEQGGIIKHGALMINAVSNSKVPHLTVNLGASYGAGNYGMCGRAYEPRFLFTWPNAKSAVMGPAQLAGVLSIVARQAAAARGREFDADSDAAMRMMVEQQIESQSGALFLSGRLYDDGVIDPRDTRTVLGLCLSAIHNGPVKGADGFGVFRM from the coding sequence GTGAGCACACTGGACACCGCCGTCGATCCCACCTCGGCGGCGTTCCGCGCCAACCGGGAGGCGTTGCTGGAACGCATCGCCGAACTGGACGACACCGTGCGGCAGGCGCGGGCCGGTGGCGGCGAGAAGTACGTGACCCGGCACCACGGGCGCGGCAAGCTGCTCCCCCGGGAGCGCATCGAGCTGCTGCTGGATCAGGACAGCCCGTTCCTGGAGCTGTCACCGGTCGCCGGATACGGCACGGATTTCCCGGTCGGGGCCAGCGTGGTGACCGGCATCGGGGTGATCGAGGGCGTCGAGTGCCTGGTGCTCGCCAACGACCCGACCGTACGCGGCGGGGCGGTGAACCCCTGGTCGCTGGCGAAGACCCGGCGGGCCGGTGAGATCGCCCTGGCCAACCGGCTGCCCATGGTGAACCTGGTCGAGTCGGCCGGGGCGGATCTGCCCACCCAGGCGGAGATCTTCATTCCGGGTGGCCGGGTGTTCCGTGACCTGACCCGGCTCTCGGCCGAGAAGATCCCCACGGTCAGCGTGGTTTTCGGCAACGCCACCGCGGGCGGGGCCTACGTGCCCGGGATGTCGGACTACACGATCATGATCCGGGACCGGTCCCAGGTCTACCTGGCCGGACCGCCGCTGGTGAAGATGGCCACCGGTGAGGACGCCGACGACGAGTCCCTCGGTGGGGCGGTCATGCACGCCACGACGAGCGGCCTGGCCGACTTCCTCGCCGCCGACGAGCGGGACGGCATCCGGCTGGCCCGGCAGTGCGTACGCCGGTTGAACTGGCGCAAGCTGGGTTCGGCCCCCCGCAACCCACACCCGCAACCCCCGAAGTACGACCCGGAGGAGTTGCTCGGCGTCGTCAGCGCCGACCTCCGGGTGCCCTTCGATCCCCGCGAGGTGCTCGCCCGGGTGCTCGACGGCAGCGAGTTCGACGAGTTCAAGCCGGCCTACGGCACCGCCCTGGTCACCGGTTGGGGCGAGCTGCACGGGTACCCGGTCGGGGTGCTCGCCAACGCCCGTGGGGTGCTGTTCAGCGCCGAGGCGCAGAAGGCCGCCCAGTTCATCCAGCTGGCCAACGCCACCGACACCCCGTTGATCTTCTTGCAGAACACCACCGGGTACATGGTCGGCACCTCCTACGAGCAGGGCGGCATCATCAAGCACGGCGCCCTGATGATCAATGCGGTGTCGAACTCGAAGGTGCCGCACCTGACGGTCAACCTGGGTGCCTCGTACGGGGCCGGCAACTACGGCATGTGCGGTCGGGCGTACGAGCCGAGGTTCCTGTTCACCTGGCCGAACGCGAAGTCGGCCGTGATGGGCCCGGCGCAGTTGGCCGGGGTGCTGTCCATCGTGGCCCGGCAGGCCGCCGCCGCCCGGGGCCGGGAGTTCGACGCCGACTCCGACGCGGCGATGCGGATGATGGTCGAGCAGCAGATCGAGTCGCAGTCCGGGGCGCTGTTCCTCTCCGGTCGGCTCTACGACGACGGGGTGATCGATCCTCGGGACACCCGTACCGTCCTAGGGCTCTGCCTGTCGGCCATCCACAACGGACCGGTGAAGGGCGCCGACGGCTTCGGCGTCTTCCGAATGTGA
- a CDS encoding acyclic terpene utilization AtuA family protein, with protein sequence MSRTFGTGTVLRVGNASGFYGDRFSAWREMLDGGELDVLTGDYLAELTMLILGRDRMRDPDLGYAKTFLRQLEGTLGTALDRGVRIVTNAGGLNPAGLAAAVRSLADRLGLEVRVGYVEGDALARPDALTANAYLGAFGIAACLQGGADIVVTGRVTDASLAVGPAIAHFGWGRDDLDALAGATVAGHLIECGAQVTGGNFSFFTELPDGGHRPGFPIAELHPDGSAVLTKHPGTGGAVTVETVTAQLLYEVGGPDYLGPDVVTRLDTVTLDQHGPDRVRICGVRGAPPPETLKVGINNLGGFRNSMTFVLCGLDIPAKAALVQAQLTESVGPEGLEFTLARTDHPDAVETETASALLHVHLRDGDKSRAGRAFSAAAVELALASYPGCTLTTLPGDATPYGVFTTDAVPQGDVAHVAVLPDGSRVPIPPPPVTCLEGPPVQHQALIRGPSFHSTRRGALGEVVGARSGDKGGDANLGVWARTDATWAWLRGWLSVERLAELLPETAGLTVQRYELPNLRAVNFVIEGLLGAGVAASTRFDPQAKALGELLRARLVDLPTELTAGPASEGAP encoded by the coding sequence ATGAGTCGGACCTTCGGCACGGGTACGGTGCTGCGGGTCGGTAACGCCTCCGGCTTCTACGGCGACCGTTTCTCGGCCTGGCGGGAGATGCTCGACGGCGGCGAGTTGGACGTGTTGACCGGGGACTACCTGGCCGAGTTGACCATGCTCATCCTGGGTCGGGACCGGATGCGTGACCCCGACCTCGGGTACGCGAAGACCTTTCTGCGGCAACTGGAGGGCACCCTCGGCACCGCGCTGGACCGGGGCGTACGGATAGTCACCAACGCCGGTGGGCTGAACCCGGCGGGGCTGGCCGCCGCCGTGCGGTCCCTCGCCGACCGGCTCGGGCTCGAGGTGCGGGTCGGGTACGTCGAGGGCGACGCCCTAGCCAGGCCGGACGCCCTGACCGCCAACGCCTACCTGGGGGCCTTCGGCATCGCCGCCTGCCTTCAGGGTGGGGCCGACATCGTGGTGACCGGCCGGGTCACCGACGCCTCCCTGGCCGTCGGCCCGGCCATCGCCCACTTCGGTTGGGGACGTGACGACCTGGACGCGCTGGCCGGGGCGACCGTCGCCGGGCACCTGATCGAGTGCGGGGCCCAGGTGACCGGCGGCAACTTCAGCTTCTTCACGGAACTGCCCGACGGTGGGCACCGGCCGGGCTTCCCGATCGCCGAGCTGCATCCGGACGGCTCGGCCGTGCTGACCAAGCATCCGGGCACCGGCGGGGCGGTCACCGTCGAGACGGTCACCGCCCAACTGTTGTACGAGGTGGGCGGGCCGGATTACCTGGGGCCGGACGTGGTGACCCGGTTGGACACGGTGACCCTGGATCAGCATGGGCCGGACCGGGTCCGGATCTGCGGGGTCCGGGGTGCGCCCCCACCGGAGACCCTCAAGGTCGGCATCAACAACCTGGGCGGCTTCCGCAACTCGATGACCTTCGTACTCTGCGGGCTGGACATCCCGGCCAAGGCCGCCCTGGTGCAGGCGCAGTTGACCGAGTCGGTAGGCCCGGAGGGGCTGGAGTTCACCCTGGCTCGTACGGATCATCCGGATGCGGTGGAGACCGAGACGGCGAGCGCCCTGCTGCACGTACACCTGCGGGACGGGGACAAGTCGCGGGCCGGGCGGGCCTTCTCGGCGGCGGCGGTGGAGCTGGCGCTCGCCTCCTACCCGGGTTGCACCTTGACCACCTTGCCCGGCGACGCCACCCCGTACGGCGTCTTCACCACTGACGCCGTGCCGCAGGGCGACGTCGCGCACGTCGCCGTGCTGCCCGACGGCAGCCGCGTGCCGATCCCGCCGCCCCCGGTGACCTGTTTGGAAGGGCCCCCTGTACAACACCAGGCGTTAATAAGGGGCCCTTCCTTTCACTCGACCCGGCGGGGGGCGCTGGGCGAGGTGGTGGGGGCGCGGTCGGGCGACAAGGGTGGCGACGCGAACCTCGGGGTGTGGGCGCGTACGGACGCGACCTGGGCCTGGCTGCGCGGCTGGCTCAGCGTCGAGCGGTTGGCCGAGTTGCTGCCGGAGACCGCCGGGCTGACGGTGCAGCGGTACGAACTGCCCAACCTGCGGGCGGTCAACTTCGTCATCGAGGGGCTGCTGGGTGCCGGGGTGGCCGCCTCCACCCGGTTCGACCCGCAGGCCAAGGCGCTCGGCGAACTGCTGCGTGCCCGGCTGGTCGACCTGCCGACGGAGCTGACCGCCGGACCGGCATCGGAGGGAGCACCGTGA
- a CDS encoding TetR/AcrR family transcriptional regulator yields the protein MSTASTRVPQQERSRATQARLLEATLDCLVEHGWSGTTTTVVAHRAGVSRGAQLHHYPTKATLVTAAVGHLSERRAAELRVEAEALPAGPDRLDRVVDLLAAAFTGPLFVAALELWVAARTDAELRAALLPLEARVGREMYRLTVELLGVDERRPGVREAVQATLDLLRGLGVANLLSDDSARRTALLHAWKHQLAALLTPAADPPGSARH from the coding sequence GTGTCCACCGCATCGACCCGGGTCCCTCAGCAGGAACGCAGTCGCGCCACTCAGGCCCGACTGCTGGAGGCGACCCTCGACTGCCTGGTGGAGCACGGCTGGTCCGGCACCACCACCACGGTCGTGGCCCATCGGGCGGGGGTTTCCCGGGGTGCCCAGCTGCACCACTACCCGACCAAGGCGACCCTGGTCACCGCCGCCGTCGGGCACCTCAGCGAGCGGCGGGCGGCGGAGTTGCGCGTCGAGGCCGAGGCCCTGCCGGCCGGCCCGGATCGGCTGGATCGAGTCGTCGACCTGCTGGCCGCCGCCTTCACCGGGCCGCTGTTCGTCGCCGCCCTGGAACTCTGGGTGGCCGCCCGCACCGACGCCGAACTACGTGCCGCGCTGCTGCCGCTGGAGGCCAGGGTGGGCCGGGAGATGTACCGGCTGACCGTCGAGCTGCTCGGGGTGGACGAACGGCGGCCGGGCGTACGCGAGGCGGTGCAGGCGACCCTCGACCTGCTGCGTGGGCTGGGCGTGGCCAACCTGCTCAGCGACGACTCGGCCCGGCGGACCGCCCTGCTGCACGCCTGGAAACACCAGCTCGCCGCCCTGCTCACCCCCGCAGCCGACCCGCCGGGGAGCGCGCGGCACTGA
- a CDS encoding Crp/Fnr family transcriptional regulator has protein sequence MDEVLARSGIFQGVDPEAAEALAKEMETIEVRKGEVVFNEGEPGDSLYILLSGKIKVGRRAADGRQNLIAVMGPSDMVGELSLFDPGPRTATATAVTDSRLARLRKQALRPWLNNRPEIAEQLLRVLARRLRRTNDALADLIFTDVPGRVAKNLLQMAGRFGTRDGGVLRVTHDLTQEEIAQLVGASRETVNKALADFASRGWLRLDGKSIIILDPERLARRARV, from the coding sequence ATGGACGAGGTACTGGCCCGCAGCGGGATCTTCCAGGGCGTTGACCCGGAGGCTGCCGAGGCGCTCGCCAAGGAGATGGAGACCATCGAGGTCCGCAAGGGCGAGGTCGTCTTCAACGAGGGCGAGCCCGGCGACAGTCTCTACATCCTGCTGTCCGGCAAGATCAAAGTTGGCCGCCGCGCGGCGGACGGCCGGCAGAACCTGATCGCGGTCATGGGCCCCTCGGACATGGTGGGCGAGTTGTCCCTGTTCGACCCGGGTCCGCGTACGGCCACCGCCACCGCGGTCACGGACAGCCGGCTGGCCCGACTGCGCAAGCAGGCCCTGCGCCCCTGGCTGAACAACCGGCCGGAGATCGCCGAGCAGTTGCTGCGGGTACTCGCCCGTCGACTGCGCCGGACCAACGACGCCCTGGCCGACCTGATCTTCACCGACGTGCCCGGCCGGGTCGCCAAGAACCTGCTCCAGATGGCCGGCCGCTTCGGCACCCGCGACGGCGGCGTGCTGCGGGTGACCCACGACCTGACTCAGGAGGAGATCGCCCAGCTCGTCGGCGCCTCCCGAGAGACCGTCAACAAGGCCCTGGCCGACTTCGCCTCGCGCGGCTGGCTCCGCCTGGACGGCAAGAGCATCATCATCCTCGACCCGGAGCGCCTGGCCCGCCGCGCCCGCGTCTGA
- a CDS encoding adenosylcobinamide amidohydrolase, translated as MLSDPVLTSRREDGRDIPLLVWRARRPLRAVSSAPLGGGIGVRRWVLNATVPMSYDREDPAAHLVDMARRLGLDGPGVGLLTGVDVGEVLTRTDTGVRVWATVGLGTPIPAAAPAAPAVAQRVGTVNIVAWVPARLGDAALVNAVATATEAKAQAIADLGLPGTGTPTDAVTVLCPPTGPVSAYGGPRSDWGAPLARAVHAAVLAVGTGTVVPWSDRLRV; from the coding sequence GTGTTGAGCGACCCTGTGCTGACCAGCCGCCGCGAGGACGGACGGGACATCCCGCTACTCGTGTGGCGGGCTAGGCGACCCCTGCGGGCGGTCAGCAGCGCCCCCCTGGGCGGGGGCATCGGGGTACGGCGGTGGGTGCTGAACGCGACCGTGCCGATGTCGTACGACCGGGAGGACCCGGCCGCCCACCTGGTCGACATGGCCCGCCGGCTCGGCCTGGACGGGCCCGGGGTGGGGCTGCTGACCGGTGTCGACGTCGGGGAGGTGCTGACCCGTACGGACACCGGGGTGCGGGTGTGGGCCACCGTGGGCCTGGGCACCCCGATTCCCGCCGCGGCGCCTGCGGCACCGGCGGTGGCTCAGCGGGTCGGCACGGTCAACATCGTGGCCTGGGTACCCGCCCGGCTGGGTGACGCCGCCCTGGTCAACGCGGTGGCCACGGCCACCGAGGCCAAGGCGCAGGCGATCGCCGACCTGGGACTGCCCGGCACCGGCACCCCCACCGACGCGGTAACCGTGCTGTGTCCACCCACCGGACCGGTCAGCGCGTACGGTGGCCCCCGCTCGGACTGGGGAGCCCCGCTGGCCCGGGCGGTGCACGCCGCCGTACTGGCGGTCGGGACCGGCACAGTGGTGCCGTGGTCGGATCGGCTTCGGGTCTGA
- a CDS encoding CapA family protein, whose translation MYAPASPASRPRRPAVAVLGALLAALLLAGCAQPGERPLWQPGAGGGDTGAPVESPTPKVKKISLSATGDIVMAMAPNRMPPNDGKGFFDSVKKALSADLVMGNLEEPLTVDTGAGKCGENSTRCFQFRAPPEYAAHLADAGFDLLNQANNHGYDFGEKGYENTQKALEEHGLEHTGAPDQITVVEVKGVKVAVAGFSSYRWSNSLTDIPAAKKVIAKAATMADIVVVQVHMGAEGAEMTRVRPGTEMFLGENRGDPIKFSRAMIDSGADLVVGHGPHVLRGMEFYKGRLIAYSLGNFAGGGNSLSNNGRLGWGGVLKVSLEEDGTWAGGSFVSTYMDGVRKPVVDPDDRGLGLLKELTKLDFPETGARFTDSGKISPPEED comes from the coding sequence ATGTATGCTCCCGCCTCCCCTGCGTCCCGACCGCGTCGTCCCGCCGTGGCCGTGCTCGGTGCGCTGCTAGCCGCCCTCCTGCTCGCCGGATGTGCCCAACCCGGCGAAAGGCCGCTCTGGCAGCCCGGCGCGGGCGGCGGTGACACCGGGGCCCCGGTCGAGTCGCCGACGCCGAAGGTCAAGAAGATCTCGCTGTCGGCCACCGGCGACATCGTGATGGCGATGGCCCCCAACCGGATGCCGCCCAACGACGGCAAGGGCTTCTTCGACTCGGTGAAGAAGGCCCTCTCCGCCGATCTGGTGATGGGCAACCTGGAAGAGCCGTTGACGGTGGACACGGGGGCCGGCAAGTGCGGGGAGAACTCGACCCGCTGCTTCCAGTTCCGGGCCCCGCCGGAGTACGCCGCACACCTGGCCGACGCCGGGTTCGACCTGCTCAACCAGGCGAACAACCACGGCTACGACTTCGGGGAGAAGGGGTACGAGAACACCCAGAAGGCCCTGGAGGAGCACGGCCTGGAGCACACCGGCGCCCCCGACCAGATCACCGTGGTGGAGGTCAAGGGCGTCAAGGTGGCCGTGGCGGGGTTCTCCTCGTACCGCTGGTCGAACAGCCTGACCGACATCCCGGCCGCCAAGAAGGTGATCGCCAAGGCCGCCACCATGGCCGACATCGTGGTGGTGCAGGTGCACATGGGCGCCGAGGGCGCGGAGATGACCCGGGTACGGCCGGGCACGGAGATGTTCCTCGGCGAGAACCGGGGTGACCCGATCAAGTTCTCCCGAGCCATGATCGATTCCGGGGCTGACCTGGTGGTCGGGCACGGTCCGCACGTGCTGCGGGGCATGGAGTTCTACAAGGGCCGGCTGATCGCGTACAGCCTGGGCAACTTCGCCGGTGGGGGCAACTCGCTCAGCAACAACGGGCGGCTCGGCTGGGGCGGGGTGCTGAAGGTGTCGCTGGAGGAGGACGGCACCTGGGCGGGTGGCTCCTTCGTGTCGACGTACATGGACGGGGTGCGCAAGCCGGTGGTGGACCCCGACGACCGAGGGCTGGGACTGCTGAAGGAACTCACCAAGCTCGACTTCCCGGAGACCGGCGCCCGGTTCACCGACTCCGGCAAGATCAGCCCGCCCGAGGAGGACTGA
- the nth gene encoding endonuclease III, with translation MSSGRRRLAVVTRSATETDLGRTRRARRIGRVLTETHPDAHCELNHGNPLELAVATILSAQCTDKKVNEVTPKLFARYPSAADYAGADRAEMEELIRPTGFYRNKTNSLIQLGQALVQRHEGQVPGRLVDLVTLPGIGRKTANVILGNAFGVPGITVDTHFQRLVQRWGLTSETDPVKIEHAIGAMFPKRDWTMLSHRIIFHGRRVCHARKPACGACTLAKLCPSYGTGPTEPAAAAKLLKGPRARDLAVAAGIDPQLVPVQAVQAEAP, from the coding sequence CTGTCGTCGGGGCGACGTAGGCTGGCCGTCGTGACCAGAAGTGCCACCGAGACCGACCTCGGACGTACCCGGCGGGCCCGGCGGATCGGCCGGGTGCTGACCGAGACCCACCCCGACGCGCACTGTGAGCTCAACCACGGCAACCCGCTGGAGTTGGCCGTCGCCACCATCCTGTCGGCCCAGTGCACGGACAAGAAGGTCAACGAGGTCACCCCGAAGCTTTTTGCCCGCTACCCGAGCGCGGCCGACTACGCCGGGGCGGACCGGGCCGAGATGGAAGAGCTGATCCGGCCCACCGGGTTCTACCGCAACAAGACCAACTCCCTGATCCAGCTCGGTCAGGCCCTGGTGCAGCGCCACGAGGGTCAGGTGCCCGGCCGGTTGGTCGACCTGGTGACCCTGCCCGGGATCGGCCGCAAGACCGCCAACGTCATCCTCGGCAACGCCTTCGGGGTGCCCGGCATCACGGTCGACACCCACTTCCAGCGGCTGGTGCAGCGCTGGGGGCTCACCTCGGAGACCGACCCGGTCAAGATCGAGCACGCGATCGGGGCGATGTTCCCGAAGCGCGACTGGACCATGCTGTCGCACCGGATCATCTTCCACGGCCGGCGGGTCTGCCACGCCCGCAAGCCGGCCTGCGGGGCCTGCACCCTGGCGAAGCTCTGCCCGTCGTACGGCACCGGGCCGACCGAGCCGGCCGCTGCGGCGAAGCTGCTCAAGGGGCCCCGGGCCCGTGACCTGGCGGTCGCCGCCGGGATCGATCCGCAACTGGTGCCGGTGCAGGCCGTCCAGGCGGAGGCCCCGTGA
- a CDS encoding TlpA family protein disulfide reductase, producing the protein MIRRLALLALPLLLVATTACTADTEAPAPSRPDQAAGRPSPFADCAALTSPPNGATGDPAVGETGGSRLPELSLTCFTGGAPVALREVRGPAVINIWASWCPPCRKELPAFQRLSERAEGQLQVIGVNTQDSRTAAQGIGEDFGVRFPMLVDQGQAMQRALRRNAFPVTVFLAADGQIRHIDTSGALDDASLTTLVQQHLDITVGA; encoded by the coding sequence GTGATCCGCCGACTCGCCCTGCTAGCCCTGCCGCTGCTGTTGGTCGCCACCACGGCCTGCACGGCCGACACCGAGGCACCCGCGCCCAGTCGACCGGATCAGGCCGCCGGCCGACCCTCCCCGTTCGCCGACTGCGCCGCCCTGACCAGCCCGCCGAACGGTGCGACCGGTGACCCGGCGGTCGGCGAGACCGGCGGCAGTCGGCTACCCGAACTCTCCCTGACCTGCTTCACCGGGGGCGCCCCGGTGGCCCTGCGGGAGGTACGCGGCCCAGCCGTGATCAACATCTGGGCCTCCTGGTGCCCGCCCTGCCGCAAGGAACTGCCGGCCTTCCAACGGCTCAGCGAACGCGCCGAAGGGCAGCTCCAGGTGATCGGGGTGAACACCCAGGACAGCCGCACCGCCGCCCAGGGCATCGGCGAGGACTTCGGCGTACGGTTCCCGATGCTCGTCGACCAGGGGCAGGCGATGCAGCGGGCGCTGCGCCGAAACGCCTTCCCGGTGACGGTGTTCCTGGCCGCCGACGGGCAGATCCGGCACATCGACACCTCGGGTGCCCTGGACGACGCCAGCCTCACCACGCTCGTCCAGCAGCACCTCGACATCACGGTCGGAGCGTGA
- a CDS encoding NUDIX hydrolase: MTHRVETADTRHSPAWLQPLLVRLGTARTEDFTQLRTPEQGGRESAVLVLLGEAETGPDVLVLQRSATLRNHAGQPAFPGGAADPEDADAAATALREANEEVGLDTSSVTLLTELPRLWIPVSDFVVTPVLAWWHAPHPVHAREPAEVAHVARLPIAELVDPDNRMRVRHSSGWIGPAFSVRGMLVWGFTAGVLSALLDMGGWSRPWPQDRIVELPPMGQTPAPSAGTDQADESAMR; the protein is encoded by the coding sequence ATGACTCATCGAGTGGAGACGGCCGACACCCGGCACTCCCCGGCCTGGCTGCAACCCCTGCTGGTCCGCCTGGGCACCGCCCGCACCGAGGACTTCACCCAGCTGCGCACCCCGGAGCAGGGGGGCCGGGAGAGCGCCGTACTGGTGCTGCTCGGCGAAGCCGAGACCGGCCCGGACGTGCTGGTCCTGCAACGGTCCGCGACCCTGCGTAACCACGCCGGTCAGCCGGCCTTTCCCGGCGGGGCCGCCGACCCGGAGGACGCCGACGCGGCGGCGACCGCCCTGCGGGAGGCCAACGAGGAGGTCGGGCTCGACACCAGCAGTGTGACCCTGCTGACCGAGCTGCCCCGGCTGTGGATTCCGGTCAGCGACTTCGTGGTCACCCCGGTGCTGGCCTGGTGGCACGCGCCGCACCCGGTGCACGCCCGGGAGCCGGCGGAGGTGGCCCATGTGGCGCGGCTGCCCATCGCCGAGCTGGTGGACCCGGACAACCGGATGCGGGTACGCCATTCGAGCGGCTGGATCGGCCCGGCCTTCTCGGTACGCGGAATGCTGGTCTGGGGATTCACCGCCGGGGTGCTCTCCGCTCTGCTGGACATGGGTGGGTGGAGTCGACCCTGGCCACAGGACCGGATCGTCGAACTGCCGCCGATGGGGCAGACCCCGGCGCCGTCGGCCGGAACGGATCAGGCCGACGAGAGTGCGATGCGCTGA
- a CDS encoding MarP family serine protease yields the protein MSAVDLVLLMLMLVFAISGYRQGFVIGVLSFSGFFLGALIGLQIGPMFAQQFVDGGTRVLVSLVAIFGLAVVGQALAGWLGSHLRRTINSDVGRRIDDIGGAFVSLFAVLLVAWLVAVPLGSSSLPWLAASVRSSALLNVVDRVLPDQAQQLSTALRDTVDTNGFPDVFDGLRRTQARQVEPPDPALAGSEVVASGQRSVVKVLGSAPSCSRRIEGSGFVYAKDRVMTNAHVVAGTRSVAVELRGDRYEGEVVVYDPNRDLAVLYVPGLPGPSLRFAAGNASTGADAIVLGFPLDGPYNAQSARVRDVDRITGPDIYSSGSVTREIYTIRALVRSGNSGGPLVSSNGLVLGVIFAAAADDPNTGFAVTAAEARPVALEGAQRTRGVNTGECT from the coding sequence GTGTCGGCCGTGGATCTCGTCCTGCTCATGCTCATGCTCGTGTTCGCGATCAGCGGATACCGACAGGGGTTCGTCATCGGGGTGCTGTCGTTCTCCGGGTTCTTCCTGGGTGCCCTGATCGGGCTCCAGATCGGGCCGATGTTCGCCCAGCAGTTCGTCGACGGCGGCACCCGGGTCCTGGTCTCACTCGTCGCCATCTTCGGGTTGGCCGTGGTCGGTCAGGCCCTGGCCGGCTGGTTGGGGTCACATCTGCGCCGCACGATCAACAGTGATGTGGGTCGGCGGATCGACGACATCGGCGGCGCCTTCGTCTCGCTCTTCGCCGTGCTCCTGGTCGCCTGGCTGGTCGCGGTGCCGCTGGGCTCCTCCTCCCTGCCCTGGCTGGCCGCCTCGGTACGCAGCAGCGCCCTGCTCAACGTGGTCGACCGGGTGTTGCCCGACCAGGCGCAGCAGTTGTCGACCGCCTTGCGCGACACGGTCGACACCAACGGGTTCCCGGACGTCTTCGACGGGCTGCGGCGTACCCAGGCCCGGCAGGTCGAGCCCCCGGACCCGGCGCTGGCCGGCTCGGAGGTGGTGGCCAGCGGCCAGCGTTCCGTGGTCAAGGTGCTGGGGTCCGCCCCCAGTTGCTCCCGCCGGATAGAGGGCTCCGGTTTCGTGTACGCCAAGGACCGGGTGATGACCAACGCGCATGTGGTGGCCGGTACCCGTTCGGTGGCGGTGGAGCTGCGGGGCGACCGGTACGAGGGGGAGGTCGTCGTCTACGACCCGAACCGGGACCTGGCCGTGCTGTACGTGCCCGGGCTGCCCGGCCCCTCCCTGCGGTTCGCCGCCGGCAACGCCTCCACCGGGGCGGACGCCATCGTGCTCGGCTTCCCGCTGGACGGCCCCTACAACGCCCAGTCGGCGCGGGTCCGGGACGTCGACCGGATCACCGGGCCGGACATCTACTCCTCCGGCAGTGTGACCCGCGAGATCTACACCATCCGGGCGCTGGTGCGCAGCGGCAACTCCGGCGGCCCTCTGGTCTCCTCGAACGGCCTGGTCCTGGGGGTGATCTTCGCTGCGGCGGCGGACGATCCGAACACCGGCTTCGCGGTGACCGCGGCCGAGGCCCGCCCGGTGGCCCTGGAAGGAGCGCAGCGCACCCGGGGGGTGAACACCGGGGAGTGCACCTGA
- a CDS encoding phosphatase PAP2 family protein: MPARGYNIAVGSDRRVSWREHSLPAVTPTPRSPVPALTLLPLLPFTLLAGLVLGGWSPLRRLDVTVTETLHGYAVAHPLWVRVMRVCTDLFAPWPLRAAALFLVLWLVSRGARRLAVWVLTTMVVGGLLGPLLKLLVGRDRPVLPDPVAEAPGLAFPSGHALNAMLAAGVLVVVFLPRPPTSTRTGQPVTRAGPLTQAAIWLAALLLALVTGFSRIALGVHWSSDVLAGWLLGLAVIIGTATALGVWPRSASPPHS, translated from the coding sequence CTGCCCGCTCGGGGGTACAACATCGCCGTGGGCAGCGATCGGCGGGTGTCATGGCGGGAGCACAGCCTGCCCGCGGTCACCCCCACCCCGCGCAGCCCTGTCCCCGCCCTCACCCTGCTGCCCCTGCTGCCCTTCACCCTGCTGGCCGGGCTGGTGCTGGGTGGCTGGTCCCCGTTGCGGCGGCTCGATGTGACCGTGACCGAGACCCTGCACGGGTACGCCGTCGCCCACCCGCTGTGGGTACGGGTGATGCGGGTGTGCACGGACCTCTTCGCCCCCTGGCCCCTGCGGGCGGCGGCGTTGTTCCTGGTGCTGTGGCTGGTCAGCCGGGGCGCCAGACGCCTCGCGGTCTGGGTCCTCACCACCATGGTGGTCGGGGGTCTGCTCGGGCCGTTGCTGAAGCTGCTGGTGGGCCGGGACCGACCGGTGCTGCCGGACCCCGTGGCGGAGGCCCCCGGGCTGGCCTTCCCCTCCGGGCACGCCCTGAACGCGATGCTCGCCGCCGGGGTCCTCGTGGTGGTCTTCCTGCCCAGACCCCCCACCTCGACCCGAACCGGTCAGCCGGTGACCCGGGCCGGGCCCCTGACGCAGGCCGCGATCTGGCTGGCTGCCCTGCTGCTCGCCCTGGTCACCGGGTTCAGCCGGATCGCGCTGGGGGTGCACTGGAGCAGTGACGTGCTGGCCGGATGGCTGCTCGGCTTGGCGGTGATCATCGGCACCGCCACCGCCCTGGGGGTGTGGCCCCGATCAGCCTCGCCACCACATTCCTGA